From one Planococcus citri chromosome 3, ihPlaCitr1.1, whole genome shotgun sequence genomic stretch:
- the LOC135839089 gene encoding troponin C, isoallergen Bla g 6.0101-like isoform X2 produces the protein MDLLSKDQIRILKRAFETLDTSKKGVISVEDLGSILDTLGQHQNDQTLKELVASVDRNGKGTLTFEELCELGVKFMGEEEEDLDKMRDELREAFRLYDREGDGYITTEVLKEILQELDPNLSYSDLEQIIEEVDADGSGTVDFDEFMEMMMG, from the exons TTGTTGAGTAAAGATCAGATCAGAA TTTTAAAAAGAGCGTTCGAAACCCTTGATACATCTAAAAAGGGTGTCATATCGGTAGAAGATCTTGGAAGTATTTTGGACACATTAGGCCAACACCAGAACGATCAAACACTGAAAGAACTGGTAGCATCGGTCGATAGAAACG gcaaaGGTACTTTGACATTTGAAGAATTATGCGAATTAGGAGTCAAGTTTATGGGCGAGGAAGAAGAAGATCTAGATAAAATGCGCGACGAATTGAGAGAGGCTTTCAGATTGTACGATAGAGAAG GCGATGGCTATATCACTACAGAAGTCCTCAAAGAAATTTTACAAGAGTTGGATCCAAATCTAAGTTACTCGGATCTTGAACAAATTATAGAAGAGGTCGACGCTGATGGATCGGGAACTGTAGATTTTGATG AATTTATGGAAATGATGATGGGATAA
- the LOC135839089 gene encoding troponin C, isoallergen Bla g 6.0101-like isoform X1, with translation MELLSKDQIRILKRAFETLDTSKKGVISVEDLGSILDTLGQHQNDQTLKELVASVDRNGKGTLTFEELCELGVKFMGEEEEDLDKMRDELREAFRLYDREGDGYITTEVLKEILQELDPNLSYSDLEQIIEEVDADGSGTVDFDEFMEMMMG, from the exons ATG GAGTTGTTGAGTAAAGATCAGATCAGAA TTTTAAAAAGAGCGTTCGAAACCCTTGATACATCTAAAAAGGGTGTCATATCGGTAGAAGATCTTGGAAGTATTTTGGACACATTAGGCCAACACCAGAACGATCAAACACTGAAAGAACTGGTAGCATCGGTCGATAGAAACG gcaaaGGTACTTTGACATTTGAAGAATTATGCGAATTAGGAGTCAAGTTTATGGGCGAGGAAGAAGAAGATCTAGATAAAATGCGCGACGAATTGAGAGAGGCTTTCAGATTGTACGATAGAGAAG GCGATGGCTATATCACTACAGAAGTCCTCAAAGAAATTTTACAAGAGTTGGATCCAAATCTAAGTTACTCGGATCTTGAACAAATTATAGAAGAGGTCGACGCTGATGGATCGGGAACTGTAGATTTTGATG AATTTATGGAAATGATGATGGGATAA